In one window of uncultured Acetobacteroides sp. DNA:
- a CDS encoding NAD+ synthase, whose amino-acid sequence MKIALAQLNYHVNNFEANTTKILESIAKAKADGADLVVFSELAVCGYPPHDLLERREFVERCEIAIMQLVANSYGIAVIVGAPSVNPYEKGKMLFNSAYFIADGEIKHIAHKTLLPTYDIFDEYRYFEPNSEFSIVEYKGKRLAITICEDLWDDQPISNRFGKNQLYRTSPMENLSKLNPDIVINIAASPFSHDKVEERLSVFLGNVRRYGLPVVYVNQVGANTDLIFDGSSMVLSSDGELCEALKSFEEDYRVINTSNLKPNHFEKTSSIERIRQALVIGIRDYFAKMNFKTAVLGLSGGIDSALVLALAAEAIGAENVRVLMMPSRYSSDHSVNDAVEQAKRMGVKYDIVTIEEGFKAFESMLAPIFGDLPMNVAEENIQARIRGTLLMGISNKFGNLLLNTTNKSEAAVGYGTLYGDMNGSMSILGDVYKTQVYELAKLINKEKEVIPVNVLTKAPSAELRPDQKDTDSLPDYDVLDDILFRYIERQEDEQAIAAAGYSPEVVRKVVRLVNMNEYKRFQFAPVLRVSSKAFGFGRKMPLVFRF is encoded by the coding sequence ATGAAGATAGCACTTGCCCAGCTCAACTATCACGTAAATAATTTCGAAGCGAACACAACCAAGATTTTAGAGAGCATTGCCAAAGCGAAAGCCGATGGCGCCGATTTGGTTGTATTCTCGGAGTTAGCCGTGTGCGGCTATCCACCACACGACTTACTAGAGCGCCGTGAGTTTGTAGAGCGCTGCGAGATTGCTATTATGCAGCTCGTTGCCAACTCTTATGGCATTGCAGTGATTGTTGGCGCTCCCAGCGTTAACCCATACGAAAAGGGAAAGATGCTCTTCAACAGCGCCTACTTTATTGCCGATGGCGAGATCAAACATATTGCCCACAAAACGCTTCTACCCACCTACGATATCTTCGACGAGTACCGCTACTTTGAGCCAAACAGCGAGTTTAGCATTGTAGAGTATAAGGGAAAGCGTTTAGCCATTACCATTTGCGAGGATTTGTGGGACGATCAGCCAATTTCCAACCGCTTTGGCAAGAATCAGCTCTACCGTACCTCTCCGATGGAGAACCTTTCGAAGCTAAACCCCGACATAGTTATCAATATTGCTGCCTCGCCCTTTTCGCACGACAAGGTAGAGGAGCGTCTCTCCGTGTTTCTCGGTAACGTTCGCCGCTACGGGCTTCCGGTTGTTTACGTAAACCAGGTAGGCGCCAACACCGACTTGATCTTCGACGGTTCATCGATGGTTCTCTCCTCCGATGGCGAGCTATGCGAAGCCCTTAAGTCGTTTGAAGAGGACTACAGGGTTATCAACACCAGCAATCTTAAGCCAAACCACTTCGAGAAGACATCTTCCATCGAGCGAATTCGTCAAGCCCTTGTGATAGGCATACGCGACTACTTCGCAAAGATGAACTTTAAGACCGCAGTTCTTGGTCTTTCGGGTGGTATCGACTCAGCGCTCGTGCTTGCCCTTGCTGCCGAAGCAATAGGAGCAGAAAACGTTCGCGTACTGATGATGCCTTCGCGCTACTCTTCCGATCACTCGGTAAACGATGCGGTGGAGCAGGCAAAACGTATGGGCGTTAAGTACGATATCGTTACCATCGAGGAGGGATTTAAGGCGTTCGAAAGCATGCTAGCTCCGATCTTTGGCGATCTACCCATGAACGTTGCCGAAGAAAACATCCAAGCGCGCATTAGAGGAACGCTGCTCATGGGTATCTCCAACAAGTTCGGCAATCTTCTACTCAACACCACCAATAAGAGCGAGGCTGCCGTTGGATATGGTACGCTTTACGGCGATATGAACGGTTCGATGTCGATTCTTGGTGATGTTTACAAGACACAGGTTTACGAGTTGGCAAAACTTATCAATAAGGAGAAGGAGGTTATTCCGGTTAACGTACTAACCAAGGCTCCTTCGGCAGAACTTCGTCCCGACCAAAAGGATACCGATTCGCTGCCCGATTACGACGTTCTCGACGATATCCTATTTAGATACATCGAAAGGCAGGAGGATGAGCAGGCAATTGCAGCAGCCGGATACAGCCCCGAAGTCGTTCGCAAGGTGGTTCGACTGGTAAACATGAACGAGTATAAGCGATTCCAGTTTGCCCCAGTCCTTCGCGTTTCGTCGAAAGCATTTGGCTTTGGAAGGAAGATGCCGCTGGTGTTTCGCTTCTAA
- a CDS encoding porin family protein, translating into MKKIAITALFALAFLLPAHSQVHFGVTVDPQVSWLSSDRKKVEGDGSIPGIAFGLNIDKYFAEHYAVYSGVFIESTGGYLKYNTTGFSLDTKDRDGYKINSGESMKYRLQYLTAPIGIKLKTNPIGYNSFYANLGFKTSILLKSKGFSGSGHGSADAMDGEVLDGEMNFLNLGYQIGVGTEYALGGNVALIFGVTYNNGLTNTVNNSSLHINLNNISFKLGVMF; encoded by the coding sequence ATGAAGAAGATTGCAATAACCGCTCTATTTGCGCTCGCATTTTTACTTCCAGCCCATTCGCAAGTCCATTTTGGCGTAACTGTTGACCCTCAGGTTTCGTGGCTTAGCTCCGACCGCAAGAAGGTTGAAGGTGATGGCTCCATTCCAGGGATAGCATTCGGATTGAATATCGACAAATACTTCGCAGAACACTATGCCGTTTACTCCGGAGTCTTTATCGAGAGCACCGGTGGTTATCTGAAGTACAACACTACAGGATTCTCGCTGGACACTAAAGATAGAGACGGCTACAAAATTAATTCGGGCGAAAGTATGAAGTATCGCCTTCAGTACTTAACTGCACCTATTGGCATAAAACTTAAAACTAACCCCATTGGATATAACTCCTTTTACGCCAATCTTGGATTCAAAACGTCCATTCTGCTAAAGTCTAAAGGATTTTCGGGTTCGGGACATGGCAGTGCTGATGCAATGGACGGCGAGGTTCTTGATGGAGAGATGAACTTTCTTAACCTAGGCTACCAAATAGGTGTTGGTACCGAATACGCGCTTGGGGGCAACGTGGCATTAATATTTGGCGTTACCTACAACAACGGGCTTACCAACACGGTTAACAACTCGTCGCTGCACATCAACCTCAACAACATCTCGTTTAAGCTAGGGGTGATGTTCTAG
- a CDS encoding formate--tetrahydrofolate ligase produces the protein MKRDIEIAQEAAIKPIVEIAATLNVPADDLELYGKYKAKLPLSLIDENKVKKAKLILVSAISPTPAGEGKTTTSIGLAMAMNKIGKQTTVVLREPSLGPVFGIKGGATGGGFSQVLPMEDINLHFTGDFSAVEKAHNLLAALIDNNLQSKKHNLNLDPRTIAWKRVMDMNDRALRNIVIGLGGTANGVPRETGFDITAASEIMAILCLSKNIADLKEKLGNIFVGFTFDGKAIYARDLNAQGAMATLLKDAIKPNLVQTLEGTPAIIHGGPFANIAQGTNTVVATKMGMSLSDYVVTEAGFGFDLGGEKFLDIKCKYAGLSPAVIVLVATTRALKYHGGAPLKEVGNSNIEALKKGLENLEKHIENAKLFNVTPVVAINKFTNDTPEDMAAIVEVCKRHGVMAYEANVWAEGGNGALELAEAVVKIADTSDAQFKPLYDWNESIEKKISTIANSIYGADGVDYQPKAKAALKKIVSLGLEHLPVCVAKTQKSLSDNPNLLGRPKEFTITVRDIEIAAGAGFVVPITGEMMRMPGLPEEPASNNIDIDNESNITGLF, from the coding sequence ATGAAGAGAGACATTGAAATTGCCCAGGAGGCAGCAATTAAGCCTATTGTAGAGATTGCAGCAACGCTTAATGTGCCAGCCGACGATCTTGAACTTTACGGAAAGTATAAAGCGAAGCTTCCTCTTAGCTTGATCGATGAGAATAAGGTAAAGAAGGCGAAGCTGATTCTTGTTTCTGCCATCTCACCAACTCCTGCCGGAGAAGGGAAAACAACCACCTCTATTGGTTTGGCAATGGCTATGAACAAGATTGGAAAGCAAACCACCGTAGTGCTACGTGAACCTTCGCTTGGACCTGTCTTTGGGATAAAAGGAGGTGCCACTGGAGGGGGATTTTCTCAGGTTCTTCCTATGGAAGATATTAACCTGCACTTTACAGGTGATTTTTCAGCCGTTGAAAAGGCGCACAACCTGCTTGCTGCATTAATCGACAACAATCTGCAAAGCAAGAAGCATAATCTTAATCTCGACCCACGAACCATTGCATGGAAGCGCGTAATGGATATGAACGACCGCGCTCTTCGTAATATCGTAATAGGATTGGGAGGTACTGCAAATGGTGTTCCTCGCGAAACAGGATTCGATATTACTGCTGCGTCGGAGATTATGGCTATTCTTTGCCTCTCTAAGAATATTGCCGATCTAAAAGAAAAGTTGGGCAACATTTTTGTGGGATTTACCTTTGATGGCAAGGCAATTTACGCTCGCGATCTTAATGCTCAAGGAGCAATGGCTACTCTTCTAAAGGATGCCATTAAGCCTAACCTCGTTCAAACTCTCGAAGGAACACCTGCAATTATTCATGGTGGACCTTTTGCTAATATTGCCCAAGGAACCAATACCGTTGTGGCTACTAAAATGGGAATGTCTTTATCCGATTATGTTGTTACTGAGGCTGGTTTCGGTTTCGATTTGGGTGGCGAAAAATTCCTTGACATCAAATGCAAGTATGCAGGGCTATCGCCTGCTGTAATTGTTCTAGTTGCAACTACCCGTGCGCTAAAGTATCACGGTGGCGCGCCTCTTAAGGAAGTCGGTAACTCGAATATTGAAGCGCTGAAGAAAGGTCTTGAGAACCTCGAAAAACATATCGAGAATGCCAAACTCTTCAACGTAACTCCTGTTGTTGCCATCAATAAGTTTACCAACGATACGCCAGAAGATATGGCTGCTATTGTAGAGGTTTGCAAGCGTCATGGTGTAATGGCTTACGAGGCTAACGTATGGGCTGAGGGTGGAAATGGTGCTTTGGAGTTGGCAGAGGCTGTTGTTAAGATTGCTGATACAAGCGATGCACAGTTTAAACCTCTTTACGATTGGAATGAGAGCATCGAAAAGAAGATCTCTACAATCGCTAACAGTATTTACGGGGCTGATGGTGTCGATTATCAACCTAAAGCAAAGGCTGCTCTCAAGAAGATTGTAAGTCTTGGATTGGAGCATCTTCCTGTTTGTGTGGCAAAGACACAAAAGTCTCTTTCCGATAATCCAAATCTGTTAGGGCGTCCTAAAGAATTTACGATTACTGTTAGAGATATTGAAATAGCAGCAGGTGCAGGCTTCGTTGTCCCAATTACTGGCGAAATGATGCGTATGCCTGGTTTGCCAGAGGAACCTGCATCAAACAATATCGATATTGATAACGAAAGTAACATAACTGGGCTGTTTTAG
- a CDS encoding L-serine ammonia-lyase, iron-sulfur-dependent, subunit alpha encodes MDIAIKERLVCLLKTEVVPALGCTEPIAVSLAVAKAREALGSIPDVVEVFVSPNILKNGMGVGVPGTGMVGLHIAAALGAHYGDSAKRLQLLDGITPDIVELAKSFVGSKKVTIGVKDGIDKLFVEVVCKKDGDEASAYIKGCHSNIVLVKRNEKILEGSLDALTPSTGCPSSDESKPAITFKDIYEYATTTPLEEIDFILEGGVMNKRISDEGLRGDYGLKVGKCIKNRVNTNMLKDDLLTHALAVTTAASDARMAGNLLPAMSNSGSGNQGITVMLPVVAAAEKLNSSREELARALVISNLLSIHIKSQMGRLSALCGVSVASAAASCGIVYLFGGSFDQMTYAIKNMIGNLTGMICDGAKVGCSLKVSSGVSACINSALLAIDNICIQDTDGIINEDVEASIANLAKIGSDGMVETDKMILDFMLKK; translated from the coding sequence ATGGATATTGCCATTAAAGAGCGTCTTGTTTGTCTCTTAAAAACGGAGGTTGTACCCGCTCTTGGTTGTACCGAACCTATTGCGGTATCGTTAGCCGTTGCAAAAGCACGCGAAGCATTGGGTAGTATTCCTGATGTCGTTGAAGTATTCGTTAGTCCCAATATTCTTAAGAATGGGATGGGTGTTGGAGTTCCTGGCACAGGAATGGTTGGTCTTCACATTGCGGCTGCTCTTGGCGCCCATTACGGTGATTCGGCGAAGCGGCTACAGCTGCTCGATGGCATAACTCCTGATATTGTGGAATTGGCAAAAAGTTTTGTTGGTTCAAAGAAGGTTACTATTGGTGTTAAGGACGGTATCGACAAGTTGTTTGTCGAAGTTGTTTGTAAGAAAGATGGTGATGAAGCAAGTGCCTACATTAAAGGCTGTCATAGCAACATTGTGCTGGTTAAGAGAAATGAGAAGATATTGGAAGGTTCTCTTGATGCTCTTACTCCATCAACAGGTTGTCCCTCTTCGGATGAGTCTAAGCCTGCGATAACCTTTAAGGATATCTACGAATATGCAACAACAACTCCCCTAGAGGAGATCGACTTTATCCTCGAAGGGGGTGTGATGAATAAGCGTATTTCCGATGAGGGGTTGCGTGGCGATTATGGCTTAAAGGTGGGTAAGTGCATTAAGAACAGGGTCAATACCAACATGCTCAAGGATGATTTGCTTACCCATGCGCTAGCGGTTACTACTGCAGCTTCTGATGCGCGTATGGCTGGAAATCTTCTTCCTGCTATGAGCAATTCGGGGAGCGGAAATCAGGGGATAACCGTAATGCTCCCTGTTGTTGCTGCTGCCGAGAAGTTGAATTCTTCGCGCGAGGAGTTGGCACGGGCATTGGTTATTAGCAATCTGCTATCAATTCATATCAAGTCACAAATGGGGCGCCTTTCTGCTCTATGTGGTGTGTCTGTCGCTTCTGCAGCTGCCTCCTGCGGTATCGTTTACCTTTTTGGAGGTTCCTTTGACCAAATGACCTATGCCATCAAGAATATGATTGGCAACCTAACCGGAATGATTTGCGATGGGGCGAAGGTTGGATGCTCCTTAAAGGTGTCTTCTGGTGTTTCGGCTTGCATTAACTCGGCGCTGCTGGCTATTGATAATATCTGCATTCAGGATACCGATGGTATTATAAACGAGGATGTGGAAGCCTCCATCGCTAATCTCGCGAAGATAGGTTCGGATGGCATGGTTGAAACAGACAAAATGATCCTCGATTTCATGCTGAAGAAATAG